One region of Coleofasciculus sp. FACHB-T130 genomic DNA includes:
- a CDS encoding DUF4157 domain-containing protein — protein sequence MAYERVSKRSSGNSHIHKKDSRWTTPAMPVQAKPVSASPQEQELPSYTPLPANWATNNNLMRSLSGAGVVQRQEELGKEELEPIQAKLTIGQPGDKYEQEADQTAQQVVNQINAPAPQQSSQGETLQREEMSEEEELQMKPASGTLQREEMPENEDEELQMKPASSTLQREEMPEDEELQMQRKSDSEPMAATPDLESSIQQAKGGGQSLSDNIREPMEQAFGADFSGVKVHTDAQSDQMNQSIQAKAFTTGQDVFFRQGAYDPGSRGGQELLAHELTHVVQQNTQNAKIQRVEQGKGKEEAAEWVKKNPRPEGLTPYNRKQKRAKQPSDSEQDITSTNLGRTEGTNEFLKTLQNPETLKAYQELEQLTGKDILKQAGIWSVGKGTFGTVFPYKKSGSSDTDPATHVIKKENLGKRNYDERKAERKRAIYIPLVAHELGFTHMPLSTSMPQDSQVERQNKQNNILSNLAPGKDGSKKMAAASNPDYAFETIDREFDDFVKKETGKFRSDISKGDLEELKERFGYIERLKEAEEKFSWKNKIQELDVDEQQIQDVVILDMLFQYQDGSYTQYMFDQGGLQKIDNDDYGIGKVDRNRTKVYSSSFPVGLPNANKLLTEATKKRILEMDAEHLKKILKAATYKDESGNNPKEKQKQQVFDEAKALRNLEDIQFLIKKAEEYGGISLREVFDLYNARDEDEVLDPESSKAKGCESLIKKITKQEEVSPSQLYNILGVELPTARQDLFQNYPDVHKELGGIDKDRQQELQEERKQKGYAPSIKDNPEFIEAIKERSNALRPERQKVIQEQQQAKNLKALQKLINDIPSQFESLGNIKVDELLKSAQDIKDTEQIEGNDHRFSQLKNWKARRTKGKIREKISAHKGYSYGTIQDLLNDAEAESSAINHGRIKSKAMYPVNVFRLQKLIEENKSSLKKRTDLLNDHMDKIVNSIKTLDPVPLKELRILGDIRLDVKPKLEADIYALNNLIGQLEKIVNNVLKHKEYVKVFGESNVLEEYIVNFKNVIELYKKAAQRSWVP from the coding sequence ATGGCTTACGAACGAGTCTCCAAACGCTCCTCTGGGAATTCTCACATCCATAAAAAAGATTCTCGCTGGACTACCCCTGCGATGCCAGTGCAAGCTAAACCAGTTTCTGCGTCGCCACAAGAGCAGGAACTACCAAGTTACACTCCACTACCCGCTAATTGGGCGACTAATAATAACTTGATGCGGAGTCTGTCAGGGGCGGGAGTAGTCCAGCGTCAGGAAGAGTTGGGCAAAGAGGAGCTAGAACCGATTCAGGCGAAACTTACCATTGGTCAGCCCGGAGATAAATATGAGCAGGAAGCTGACCAAACAGCACAGCAAGTCGTAAATCAGATTAACGCACCAGCTCCCCAGCAATCATCTCAAGGTGAGACTCTCCAGCGCGAGGAGATGTCTGAAGAGGAAGAACTTCAGATGAAACCCGCATCCGGTACTCTCCAGCGTGAGGAGATGCCTGAAAATGAAGATGAAGAACTTCAGATGAAACCCGCATCTAGCACTCTCCAGCGCGAGGAAATGCCCGAAGATGAAGAACTTCAGATGCAGCGTAAATCAGATAGTGAACCAATGGCGGCTACGCCTGACTTAGAATCATCTATTCAACAGGCTAAAGGTGGGGGACAATCACTCTCGGACAATATCCGAGAACCGATGGAACAGGCATTTGGGGCTGACTTCAGTGGCGTCAAGGTTCATACAGATGCTCAGTCTGACCAGATGAATCAATCCATTCAGGCGAAGGCATTTACAACGGGGCAGGATGTCTTCTTTCGCCAGGGGGCATACGATCCGGGGAGTCGGGGAGGGCAGGAGTTGCTTGCTCATGAGTTGACTCATGTGGTGCAGCAGAATACGCAAAATGCCAAAATTCAGCGTGTGGAGCAAGGAAAGGGGAAGGAAGAAGCAGCAGAATGGGTGAAGAAAAATCCGAGACCAGAAGGTTTAACGCCTTATAACAGGAAGCAGAAAAGAGCAAAACAACCTAGCGATTCCGAACAAGATATAACCTCGACTAATCTGGGACGAACAGAAGGAACGAATGAGTTTCTAAAAACTCTACAAAATCCAGAAACGCTTAAAGCATATCAAGAACTTGAACAATTAACTGGGAAAGATATCCTCAAACAAGCAGGTATTTGGTCCGTAGGTAAAGGGACTTTTGGGACAGTGTTTCCCTATAAAAAATCAGGAAGTTCAGATACCGATCCTGCTACTCATGTAATTAAGAAAGAAAACCTTGGTAAAAGAAATTATGATGAACGAAAAGCCGAACGTAAGCGAGCTATATATATTCCTTTAGTTGCTCATGAGTTGGGATTTACGCATATGCCGCTTTCTACATCAATGCCGCAAGATAGCCAGGTAGAGAGGCAGAACAAACAGAATAATATTCTTTCTAATCTAGCACCAGGAAAAGATGGCAGCAAAAAGATGGCTGCGGCATCAAACCCTGACTATGCGTTTGAAACAATAGATAGAGAGTTTGATGATTTTGTAAAAAAGGAGACAGGGAAATTCAGATCCGATATTTCAAAGGGAGACCTAGAGGAACTCAAAGAAAGATTTGGATATATCGAAAGATTGAAGGAAGCCGAAGAAAAATTCAGTTGGAAGAATAAAATTCAGGAGCTGGATGTAGATGAGCAGCAAATTCAGGATGTAGTAATCCTCGATATGCTGTTTCAGTATCAAGATGGTTCATATACTCAATATATGTTCGATCAAGGTGGTTTACAAAAGATTGATAATGATGATTATGGCATAGGAAAAGTGGATAGAAATCGAACTAAAGTATATTCAAGCTCATTTCCCGTAGGATTACCTAACGCAAATAAGCTTCTTACCGAGGCTACTAAAAAACGCATTTTAGAGATGGATGCGGAACACTTAAAAAAAATCCTTAAGGCAGCTACATATAAAGACGAATCTGGCAACAATCCAAAAGAAAAGCAAAAGCAACAGGTATTTGATGAAGCAAAAGCTTTACGTAACTTAGAAGATATCCAGTTTCTAATAAAGAAAGCAGAGGAATATGGTGGCATCTCACTCCGAGAAGTGTTTGACTTATACAATGCTAGAGATGAAGATGAGGTTCTCGATCCTGAAAGTAGCAAAGCAAAAGGCTGTGAGTCACTGATCAAAAAAATAACCAAACAAGAGGAAGTTTCACCTAGTCAGCTATACAATATTTTAGGTGTTGAACTTCCTACAGCACGACAAGACCTTTTTCAAAATTATCCTGATGTCCATAAAGAATTAGGAGGCATTGACAAAGACCGTCAGCAGGAGCTACAGGAAGAACGTAAACAAAAGGGTTATGCTCCAAGTATTAAAGACAACCCAGAGTTTATAGAAGCTATCAAGGAACGCTCAAATGCACTTCGACCAGAGCGCCAAAAAGTTATTCAAGAACAGCAACAAGCTAAAAATTTGAAGGCTTTGCAAAAGCTAATTAATGACATACCTAGTCAATTTGAATCATTAGGAAATATTAAGGTAGATGAGCTTTTGAAATCAGCGCAAGACATTAAAGATACAGAGCAAATCGAAGGTAACGATCATAGATTTAGTCAGCTCAAGAACTGGAAAGCAAGACGCACTAAAGGCAAAATTCGAGAAAAAATCTCTGCACATAAAGGCTATAGCTATGGTACAATACAAGATTTGTTAAATGATGCAGAAGCGGAAAGTTCAGCCATTAATCATGGCAGAATTAAAAGTAAGGCAATGTATCCTGTGAATGTATTCCGCCTTCAGAAACTCATTGAAGAGAATAAATCTTCTCTTAAAAAGAGAACTGATTTACTCAACGATCATATGGACAAAATAGTAAACAGTATTAAAACTTTAGATCCAGTTCCTCTTAAAGAACTGAGAATTCTTGGTGATATTCGCTTAGATGTAAAGCCAAAATTAGAAGCTGATATATATGCCTTAAATAACTTGATAGGGCAGCTAGAAAAGATAGTGAATAATGTACTGAAACATAAAGAATATGTCAAAGTTTTTGGGGAAAGTAATGTTTTGGAGGAGTATATTGTGAATTTTAAAAATGTCATTGAGTTATATAAAAAGGCAGCTCAACGGAGTTGGGTACCCTGA
- a CDS encoding DUF2267 domain-containing protein, giving the protein MASHHAFLEKVKTKGNLNDLDEAKNAAEVVFRTMRDVMSNEAVERVEEELDKSATDEVEDLWEDTNPIVSFLSKIRPQLKIKPENFLVRLRQEGNLPERDAETIIKAVFSATKEELSPERIQEVASYLPGEIQEMWQQA; this is encoded by the coding sequence ATGGCATCACACCACGCATTTTTAGAGAAAGTCAAGACAAAAGGAAACTTAAACGATCTGGATGAAGCAAAAAATGCGGCTGAAGTAGTCTTCCGCACGATGCGCGACGTAATGTCTAATGAAGCGGTGGAGCGAGTCGAGGAAGAACTGGACAAGTCAGCAACTGATGAAGTGGAAGATTTGTGGGAAGACACCAATCCAATTGTCAGTTTCTTAAGCAAAATAAGACCCCAGTTAAAAATTAAACCGGAAAACTTTTTAGTTCGGCTGAGGCAAGAGGGTAATTTACCCGAAAGAGACGCAGAAACAATTATTAAAGCCGTCTTTTCTGCAACCAAAGAGGAGCTATCTCCCGAACGAATTCAGGAAGTTGCTAGCTATCTCCCAGGTGAAATTCAGGAGATGTGGCAACAAGCTTAA
- a CDS encoding DUF4332 domain-containing protein, which produces MKPVHSSPQNRFIPSNWRIEQLPGLSPENQAGLRDCGIKTTLQLLQQASSPVQRQALATQLQIHIQHINKWVALADLSRLPGVGCEYCGLLLHAGIASCAQLAQTPVERIHQQILRLQVATLQRRDLCPTRGAIAQWIEQARAATRSPSCSRV; this is translated from the coding sequence ATGAAACCCGTTCATTCCTCGCCTCAAAATCGCTTCATTCCTAGCAACTGGCGAATCGAGCAACTGCCTGGATTAAGCCCGGAAAATCAAGCTGGATTAAGAGACTGTGGCATAAAAACCACTTTGCAACTACTCCAGCAAGCCAGTAGCCCAGTGCAAAGGCAAGCCTTAGCTACTCAGTTACAGATTCATATTCAACACATCAATAAATGGGTGGCTTTGGCGGACTTGTCTCGCCTTCCGGGTGTGGGTTGCGAATATTGTGGGCTGTTGCTTCATGCCGGAATTGCTTCTTGCGCCCAACTCGCCCAAACGCCCGTTGAAAGGATACATCAACAAATTTTGCGGCTCCAAGTCGCGACTCTACAACGCCGGGATCTCTGTCCCACGCGGGGCGCGATCGCACAATGGATCGAACAGGCGCGTGCAGCTACGCGATCGCCTTCTTGCAGCCGCGTCTAG
- a CDS encoding heme oxygenase (biliverdin-producing) encodes MSSNLATKLREGTKKSHTMAENVGFVKCFLKGVVEKNSYRNLVKNLYFVYSAMEEEMEGHRQHPILSKIYFPQLNRKKSLEQDLAYYYGTNWREQISASPAAEEYIQRIREVSTSAPEMLVAHSYTRYLGDLSGGQILKGIAQRAMNLTDGQGTAFYEFQDIDDEKAFKATYRQAMNDLPIDDATADKIVDEANDAFAMNMKLFQELNGNLIKAIGQMLFNTLTRKRTRGSTDLATAE; translated from the coding sequence ATGAGCAGCAATTTAGCAACCAAATTGCGTGAGGGAACCAAAAAATCCCACACAATGGCGGAAAACGTTGGTTTTGTCAAGTGCTTTTTAAAAGGCGTTGTTGAGAAGAACTCTTACCGGAATTTGGTCAAGAACCTCTACTTCGTCTATTCCGCAATGGAAGAAGAGATGGAAGGGCACCGGCAACACCCCATTCTGTCTAAGATTTATTTTCCCCAGCTAAACCGGAAAAAGAGCCTAGAACAAGACCTCGCTTACTACTACGGCACCAACTGGCGCGAACAAATCTCTGCCTCGCCTGCTGCTGAAGAATACATCCAGCGCATCCGCGAAGTCTCCACTTCAGCCCCAGAAATGTTAGTTGCCCATTCCTATACCCGCTATCTTGGCGACTTATCCGGCGGTCAAATCCTCAAGGGCATCGCTCAACGGGCGATGAACCTCACGGATGGGCAAGGAACTGCTTTCTACGAATTTCAAGACATTGACGATGAAAAGGCGTTCAAGGCAACCTATCGCCAAGCCATGAACGATCTGCCAATTGATGATGCCACAGCAGACAAGATTGTGGATGAAGCTAATGATGCTTTTGCCATGAATATGAAGCTGTTCCAAGAATTAAATGGCAACTTGATCAAGGCAATTGGTCAGATGCTGTTCAACACGCTAACACGCAAACGCACTCGTGGCAGCACGGATCTTGCAACTGCCGAATAA
- a CDS encoding fasciclin domain-containing protein, with protein sequence MKSLGKLLFSVIGVGSLVVLSACGGQPGANTANQAPTGDSTATTESPVAEAPATTTSPSAEVSPTTSPGAEANGAATEDKNLGELAQTAASNGSFTTLTKAVQAAGLTDQLTGDKPYTVFAPTDAAFAALPAGTVDKLLQPANKQTLVKLLSYHVVPGKISSTELKSGEVKTVEGTPVTVKVDSASSEITINNAKVIQPNIPASNGVIHVVDKVILPPDIQASLGSSQTAQ encoded by the coding sequence ATGAAAAGTTTAGGAAAACTGTTGTTCAGCGTCATCGGTGTTGGTAGCCTGGTCGTTCTCTCTGCTTGCGGCGGTCAGCCTGGTGCAAACACAGCGAACCAAGCTCCGACGGGCGATTCGACCGCAACAACCGAATCACCAGTTGCTGAAGCTCCTGCTACTACTACTTCACCCAGTGCTGAAGTTTCTCCTACCACCTCCCCTGGTGCGGAAGCCAATGGTGCGGCAACCGAAGACAAAAACCTGGGAGAACTGGCACAAACAGCAGCCAGCAATGGTTCCTTCACCACTCTCACCAAAGCAGTGCAAGCAGCAGGCTTGACTGACCAATTAACTGGAGACAAGCCATACACGGTATTTGCACCGACTGATGCCGCTTTCGCCGCTTTACCAGCCGGTACTGTGGACAAGCTACTGCAACCAGCAAACAAACAAACCCTAGTCAAGCTTCTGAGCTACCATGTGGTGCCAGGTAAAATCTCTTCCACCGAACTAAAATCCGGCGAAGTGAAAACCGTTGAAGGTACCCCCGTTACCGTTAAGGTTGATAGTGCCAGCAGCGAAATCACCATAAACAACGCCAAGGTGATCCAGCCGAATATTCCAGCCAGCAACGGCGTCATCCACGTTGTTGACAAAGTAATTCTGCCTCCGGATATTCAAGCAAGTCTTGGTTCTAGTCAGACAGCACAGTAG
- a CDS encoding gamma-glutamyltransferase family protein yields MPPENLTDYPYFSARRVVMGQRGAVATSQPLAALAGMEMLMAGGNAVDAAIAMAIALTVVEPTSNGIGADAFALVWDGQLHGLNASGKSPYHLNLDAFAGMQQFPDLGWLTVTVPGAVSGWQKLWKRWGKLPFEQLFVPAIRYAEEGFPVSPETARAWKRAEAIYLPLIAPEFQPFKEVFFPENRAPAAGEIWRSPLHAKTLRAIAQTEGESFYRGEIAEKITNFAANTGGILTASDLATHACDWVQPIFTNYRDITVWEIPPNTQGIATLMALNILEGYPLPDYPRESVSSYHLQIEAMKLAFADLHQYIGDPRFMKVPLEHLLNKAYADERRCLIGKEAAIAQPGLPKGGTVYLAAADSELMVSFIQSNYSGFGSGILVPDTGIALQNRASGFTLTPGHPNQVGAAKRPFHTIIPGFLTQDGQPLGPFGVMGAPMQPQGHLQVVVNLLDYGMNPQAALDAPRWRFVTGKTVLLEQMVPRNIAFALAERGHDIQISAEPGMFGKGQIILRQGGVLVAASEPRADGLALAW; encoded by the coding sequence ATGCCGCCAGAAAATTTAACCGATTATCCCTACTTTAGTGCCCGACGAGTGGTGATGGGGCAGCGAGGTGCTGTGGCAACTAGCCAACCTCTGGCGGCTTTGGCTGGGATGGAAATGCTGATGGCTGGGGGAAATGCGGTGGATGCCGCGATCGCGATGGCGATCGCGCTGACTGTCGTAGAACCCACCTCCAACGGCATCGGTGCAGACGCTTTCGCTTTAGTTTGGGATGGGCAATTGCACGGATTGAATGCTTCGGGGAAAAGTCCCTACCATCTCAATCTAGACGCTTTTGCTGGGATGCAGCAATTTCCCGATTTGGGTTGGCTGACTGTCACCGTACCGGGTGCGGTGTCGGGATGGCAAAAATTATGGAAGCGTTGGGGAAAGCTACCGTTTGAGCAGCTATTTGTCCCGGCGATTCGATACGCTGAAGAAGGTTTTCCCGTGTCACCGGAGACGGCACGGGCGTGGAAGCGAGCCGAGGCAATCTATTTGCCGCTGATTGCACCAGAGTTTCAGCCATTTAAAGAAGTATTTTTTCCAGAAAATCGGGCACCCGCCGCCGGGGAAATTTGGCGGAGTCCGCTTCATGCCAAAACCCTAAGAGCGATCGCCCAAACTGAAGGGGAAAGCTTTTATCGAGGGGAAATTGCCGAAAAAATCACTAACTTTGCCGCTAACACCGGCGGCATTCTGACAGCATCTGACTTAGCAACCCACGCCTGTGACTGGGTGCAGCCTATTTTCACTAACTACCGGGACATTACCGTCTGGGAAATTCCTCCCAATACTCAAGGCATCGCAACGCTAATGGCTTTGAATATTCTCGAAGGTTATCCCCTACCCGATTACCCCCGCGAATCCGTTTCTAGCTACCATCTGCAAATTGAGGCGATGAAGCTGGCTTTTGCCGATTTACATCAATATATTGGCGATCCTCGGTTTATGAAGGTGCCCCTAGAACACCTGCTAAACAAAGCTTATGCTGACGAACGACGCTGTTTGATTGGAAAAGAAGCTGCGATCGCTCAGCCTGGGTTGCCCAAGGGAGGCACCGTCTATCTCGCGGCGGCTGACAGCGAACTGATGGTATCTTTCATCCAATCTAACTACAGTGGCTTTGGCAGCGGCATTCTGGTTCCCGATACCGGCATCGCTCTGCAAAACCGGGCATCGGGATTTACCCTAACTCCGGGACACCCAAATCAAGTGGGAGCAGCGAAACGCCCCTTTCACACGATTATTCCCGGCTTTCTTACCCAAGACGGTCAACCTTTAGGACCATTTGGCGTCATGGGGGCACCCATGCAACCCCAGGGACATCTGCAAGTCGTTGTCAACCTCCTAGACTATGGGATGAATCCCCAAGCAGCGCTAGATGCACCCAGGTGGCGGTTTGTTACGGGTAAGACAGTGCTTTTGGAACAGATGGTGCCCCGGAATATTGCTTTTGCGCTCGCTGAACGCGGTCATGATATCCAAATCAGTGCAGAACCCGGAATGTTTGGCAAGGGGCAGATCATCTTGCGGCAAGGCGGGGTACTGGTTGCCGCCTCCGAACCCCGGGCCGATGGGCTGGCATTAGCCTGGTGA
- a CDS encoding DUF2259 domain-containing protein, with amino-acid sequence MFRYFKRNCQSSSKNLKSNNLCIQKNKIAMKSLPVISLSFVALATIFISSDALAEIFKTSRRLSGFSTDSRHYIYLESYRNPITETPQAQLQIVNAPTNSCVEYGCIETENTQESSSPTTQAAETELLKKTAEIRYKLKLNRPAAGRRLPALSRVTNPDGSEVYTFLVKNKKDPLQVLMRQKYIPSVAYGGNADTDRAALQLEIIYNNRRRTLSSLNTYRDNTMKYALREVRLAPNGRSAVILMNTIEPSEQGAVQTTLVQSFPL; translated from the coding sequence TTGCCATGAAAAGTTTACCCGTAATTTCACTGAGTTTTGTTGCGCTTGCGACGATTTTCATATCTTCAGACGCACTCGCAGAAATTTTCAAAACCAGTCGTAGACTATCGGGTTTCTCAACCGATAGCCGTCACTATATTTATCTAGAAAGTTATCGAAATCCGATTACGGAAACGCCTCAAGCACAATTGCAAATTGTAAACGCACCTACAAATTCTTGCGTTGAATATGGCTGTATAGAAACAGAAAATACTCAAGAATCTTCAAGCCCAACGACTCAAGCCGCTGAAACAGAATTACTCAAAAAAACAGCGGAAATTCGGTACAAATTAAAATTAAATCGTCCAGCGGCAGGAAGAAGACTGCCTGCTCTTTCTCGCGTCACCAACCCAGATGGAAGTGAAGTTTATACCTTTTTAGTGAAGAATAAGAAAGACCCTCTACAGGTATTAATGCGGCAAAAATATATCCCATCAGTTGCGTATGGAGGAAATGCGGATACAGATCGTGCTGCCCTACAACTTGAGATTATTTACAACAATCGGAGACGTACCCTGAGCAGCCTGAATACATACCGCGATAATACGATGAAATATGCGCTCAGAGAAGTGCGCTTAGCCCCAAATGGACGCAGTGCGGTTATTCTAATGAATACGATCGAACCTTCTGAACAGGGGGCAGTACAGACGACTTTGGTACAGAGTTTCCCGCTTTAA